AATTGAACATCCCAATGCCAATCATCCCCCCGAGACCCGCAGCAACCCCAAAGATCAATGGGGGCATGGCAGCTTTAAAAGCTAATAAAAACACAATCAGGATGCAGACATTGACCCAAAGCTGAAGACACTCTTGTTTCAAAGTTTCCCAGTGCCAGCCAACGGGGGGAATATGAACGGTCAGCGAAGCCTCCGTCTGATGCAATTTAATGTTGCTACCCATGGGCTGGGCTGGTACTACACCACTCACAAGCGAGCGTTTTGTTGTCATGCTGGGGTGTATTAGGGTTGCGATCGCAACCTGTGCTGAACCAAACCGATCCTCTACCGCAGGCTCCAGCATGTGATCCAGCCAATCGGCAAACCCAGGGTCAAGCCTGACGACTGAGCGAAAATCAATTTTCAGACGTTTTCGGGGTAAATCAGCAGGAGAACAATGGGTGAGTAGAGATAGCAGTGTTGCTCCCAGAGAATAGAGGTCGGTTGCAGGAACCGCCTTTCCTTGGAAATGCTCAGGAGCCATATACCCATAGGTACCCACCACTGTACTGCCCATCATCGTATTGTGATAGACATTTTGGACCGCCCCAAAATCGACTAAAAAGACCTGGCCCTCATCGTTACGAATGATATTTTGGGGTTTAATATCTCGATGAATAATCGGTGGCGTTAGCTCATGCAGATATTTCAGAATGTCTAGAATCTGCAAAGCCAACTGACGGACTTCGGCTTGGCTGGCCTGCCATCCGTCTTTCATCAAATCTGTGAGGGATTTACCGGGGGCTAATTCCTGAACAATATAGAACCATCGATCTTCTGCAGTGTCTGTTTGGAAGTAGTCGATGTAATGGGGAATCGCTGGATGATCCAGCCGGGATAAAACCTGTGCTTCGCGCTCAAACAGCTCTAACTGTTTCCAATCCTGAATTCCCTTGAGGGATAAAGCTTTGAGAGCATACTGCTGATGAGTATCAACATCTTCCACAGCGAAGGTTATGCCAGTGCTACCCTGCCCCAACACGGATTGCACGCGATACCGTTCAGCAATGAGATCGCCAATTGGGTGTGAAGTCTGCAAAAGCATGAGGCGCTAAATTAAAAACGCAATACTTCTATTGTGTCTTGACCTCAACAATAGATTGGTGATCTAGAGCAATCAGCCGTTCTTCCTCCAGCCCTTCAACGTTGCTGAGACATCAAAAAGTCACCGATTTCCTCGACTAGCCACCCTTTTTCACTAGGGCTGAGCATAGTCCCAAATTTGTGGGTGTTAACACCTTCTAATAAGGTGCAGCCTTTCACAGGGCGATCATTACTGGTATAGGCAACCGTTAGCTTAATCCCTTCAATATCTTCAGTACGGCCACTACGACGGTATCGAAATCCCAAAGACTTTACTTGCCAGATTAATTCAAAGGTTTGAGGATTAATCTCCAAATGGGTGCGTCCTGCCATGCCAAAGATAGTCGCTCCTGCCATACCGAGACCGACAATCCAAAACGGAATAGAAAATAAGGGGAATATAAAAGGAGCGCCAGCCGCAATTGCTCCTGCAGTCCACACAAAAATAAACCCGTTCCAAAATACTGCAAAACACCCAATCCCAGCCGTTTCTCCTCGCAATCCGATGGGGGGAATATCAACTTTTAGGTCAGTCTTGGTGCGTTTTAAGGTTACTTTACTGCCCATCGGTTGCCGACGCAGGTCTTTGGCGCTGGGTTGAGCTATCGCTGAGGGGGGCGAACGGCGGGGAGGAGCTGTAAGCATATCAATCGCATCCTGAGCGGAAGCTAACCGATCTTCCACGGCAGGTTCCAGCATTTGATCGAGCCAATCGGCAAAGTCCGGTTTGAGCTGGACAGCAGAGCGAAAGTCAATCTTCAGCCGTTTTTGAGGCAAATCTGCAGGGGAGCTGTGGGTAAGCAAAAATAGCAATGTTGCTCCAAGGGAATATAAGTCCGTAGCAGGAACCGCTTTTCCTCGGAAATGTTCGGGAGCCATATAGCCATAGGTACCGACGACAGTACTACCCACCATCGTATTTTGATAAACATTTTGGACTGCTCCAAAATCCACCAGGTAAATCTGACCGTCTTCGCTACGGATAATATTTTGCGGCTTAATATCTCGATGAATAATCGGTGGCGTTAGCTCATGCAAGTATTTCAAAATATCTAGAATTTGCAAGGCGAACTGGCGAACTTCAGTTTGGCTTGCTCGCCATCCCTCTTTCACTAGGTCTGCTAAGGACTGACCCGGCGCTAGTTCCTGAACAATATAGAACCACCGATTTTCTTCGGTATCAGTTTGGAAATAGTCGATGTAGTTGGGGATGGCTGGATGATCCAGTTGGGATAAAACTTTGGCTTCTCGCTCAAACAGTTCGAGCTGCTTCCAATCTCCCATTCCCTTTAGGGATAGTTCTTTGAGGGCAAATTCTTGGTGAGAATAGATGTCTTCTGCGGCATAAGTAATGCCAGCCCCTCCCTTGCCGAGCACGGAAAGGAGACGGTATCGTTCCGCGATTAAATCTCCGGCCTGGCGATGGGAATGCTCAAACATAACGTTGTTAGCTGACATAACATCAGGTTGCCCGCATAGGTGCTCTCTCTTGCAGAGATGGAGCTTCAACATGATGAATTGAAGCTCCATCTATTGCTGATTCTTCATACCTATAAATTCTGCTTCTTGCACCTATAAATTTAGAAGTTGAGGTTTTCTCATTCAGATAAATTGAGACAAGAATCACATCTCAACAGAGGTTAGCCCATTGACCTTCGCAACATCGGCTTCGCCTTATCATCGGAAGTTAGAGAGTCAGCATCACAAGGTACTCCTTACCAAGAACTATGCCCTGAGATAGAAGAATGTTTGCACTCTGTGATTCGATTACCGCACAATAGAGACTGTGACAAAACGTCATGCTGATGAAATCTCTACGATGTTGATTTCAATCAGCTTATTTTTTTGCTCCGCAGTCGATCATCACAGTTCATACACTTGACTGGGCCTTGATCTGAACTACCTCAATCTTATCCAAATAGCACCAAATCTATGCGTATCTCTCTCAATTGGCTTAAGGATCTAGTCGATATCGATCTGTCACCCGAAGACCTGGCAGAACAACTGACTCTAGCTGGTTTTGAAGTCGAGGATATTGAAGATTTACGCACTTGGGCGGATGGCGTTGTGGTGGGAAAAGTTCTAACCTGTGAGTCCCATCCCAATGCTGATAAACTGCGGGTTTGCACCGTTGATATTGGTGAAGCAGAACCATCTCAAATTGTCTGTGGTGCCCCCAACGTCAAGGCCGGACTGTTCGTTCCCGTTGCTACCTTGGGCACCTACTTACCCACACCTGACTTAAAAATTAAAAAAGCCAAACTCCGAGGCGTCCCCTCTGCGGGCATGATTTGCTCTCTTACCGAACTGGGTTTAGAAAGCGAGATTGACGGTATCCATAGCTTTGATGCGGATGGCGTAGCAGTTGGAGGGGATGTTCGTCCCCTCTTAGGACTGGATGACGTCATCTTAGATCTGACCTCCACTGCTAACCGTGCCGATGCCCTGAGCATGGTCGGGGTCGCCCGTGAAGTTACGGCGCTGACAGGAGCACAGCTGAAACTACCGACCACGCCCAAACTAGATATTCCGTCGGGCAAAGACATCAAAGTGGAATTGCCTGACTCTGAAGCCTGCCCTGCCTATATCGCCACTGTTCTAGAAGGCATCACCATCGCCCCTTCTCCAGACTGGCTGCAGCAACGACTGATTGCCGCTGGCACTCGCCCCATTAATAATGTGGTGGATATTACCAACTATATTTTGCTGGAGTGGGGACAGCCCCTCCATGCCTTTGATGCTGATGCCCTCGACGCTTTAGGGAAGAAACAGCCCCTAACTTTGAGTGTACGTCTAGCTAAAGCAGGTGAAACGCTTACGACCCTGGATAGCCAAAAGCGTGAGCTGCAAGAACAAACCCTGGTGATTACCGCTAATGATCAGCCTGTGGCATTAGGGGGCGTTATGGGAGGAGAAGATACGGAAGTTAAAGACACTAGCACCCGCTTGGTTCTTGAAGCTGCCCTATTCAACTCTCTGGTTATTCGGCGCTCAGCTCGTAGTCAAGGCTTGCGAAGTGAAGCCTCTGCTCGCTATGAACGTGGGGTGAATGAATCTCAGCTAGAAACCGCCTGCTTACATGCCCTGCAATTATTGGTAGATCTGACAGGAGCCAAGGTGGTGGCCCAACAGCGAGCCGACCATCGCAAATCCCTAGAACGGTCGATTGAGCTGCGTCTGGATCGAGTCAATCATGTGTTGGGTAAAGTCAAAGGCAAGCAAGGTGAACCTACCGACTTAACGGACAAGGACATTCTACCAATCCTCAAATCCCTTAGTTTTGATACCACCCCGACCGATCGATCTGAGACTTGGACTGTCACAGTGCCGCCTCATCGTCATAGTGATATCGAACGGGAAATCGACTTGGTGGAGGAAATTGCTCGACTGTATGGCTACGACAATTTCTGTGAAACCTTACCTGCTAAAACCGAGTTAGGAAGCCTATCCAGCCAGGATACTTTGGCCCGTAAACTTAGAGAAGCCTTCCGAGCGGTGGGTCTCACGGAGTTGATCCATTATTCCTGGGTAAAGCCTGAAGGTGACGAGCAGGTGGTGGTGGTAAATCCATTGCTAGTAGAGTTCTCCGCTCTGCGCACAGAAATGCTCACTAGCCTGCTCAATGCCTGCCAGCGGAATTGGGAACAGGGTAATGGAGCCTTAAATGGCTTTGAAGTCGGTCAAGTGTTCTGGAAAGACGGCGAAAAGCTGAAAGAAGCTCGGGCCATTGCAGGCATTCTGGGGGGTGACCCTGCCCAAGGCAAATGGATGCGCACCGCAAATCAGGACTATGCCATGACTTGGTTCGAAGCCAAGGGCTTACTGGAGCGAGTGCTGAACCAGTTGGGATTGTCTGTGACATTTCAGTCAGATTGCCCTGATGAACGGTTACATCCTGGGCGAACAGCCGCCCTGCTCTCCCAGGGAGCGAAGTTAGGCTATTTTGGCCAAATTCATCCTCAGGTGCAGCAGGACCGGGATTTGCCAACAGTCTATGTGTTTGAGCTGAATTTAGATCTGCTGCTAGAACAACTCGCCCGACTGCAAACCAAGTCAACCCTGTTCTCCACCTATTCTACCTATCCAGCCGCCGATCGGGATTTGGCTTTCTTTATCCCCACGGATATCACCGTTGCGGAAATCGAAAAGGTGATTCGCAAGGCGGCAGGTGGCCGCAAGCAATCTCTGCTCACGGCCATTGAGCTATTTGATGAATATCAGGGGGAGCATGTGCCAGACGGGCAGCGGAGCTTGGCGTTTCGATTGCTGTATCAGGCCTGCGATCGCACCCTCACAGACGAAGAGGTCAACCCCATCCACCAAAAGGTACGTGACGCCCTCGAAAAACAGTTCAAGGTTAGCCTCAGAAGCTAAGTCAGCTGACTTTCCGCTTTCTCGGGAAGTTTCACAATAATTTGATTGCGGCCATTGACTTTGGCCTCATAGAGAGCTGCATCCGCAACCGCCACCAAGTTCGTCGGGTGATAAATCGGTTGGGGAACGGTACTAGCAACGCCAATACTCAAGGTGACGTGATCGGCCACCTCCGACTGCAAATGCTCAATCTGCAAATCGAGCATGGCCCGCTGGATTTTCTCTGCTACCAGGCAGGCCTGTTTATGATCTGTATTGGGCATGATTACTGCAAACTCTTCTCCCCCATACCGAGTCGCTAAGTCCCCCGTCCGCCTGACATTGGCATTAATCGCACGGGCAATTTTTTGGAGGCAGTGATCCCCCGCTTGATGGCCATAGGCATCATTAAAAAGCTTGAAATAATCGGCATCACACATAATTAGGGCCAAAGGTCTCTGTTGGCGCTGCATCCGCCGCCATTCTTGCTCCAACACCTGATCAAAACACCGCCGATTAGCTAGTTCAGTCAAGCCATCCAGATGGGCAAGGCGATTCAAGGCAGCGGTCTTGGCCTCGACCTTAGATTGCAAAATTTGATTGCTATTTTGTAAATAACTAATCACCAGGATGAGACTTGTGACTGCCAGACAACCAATTACAATCAACGTGGTCCAGATACTCTTTAATCCTTCTTGAGCCTGGGCAACAAAGGCATCAATGGGCTGCGTGATTTCTATAACCCCGCGCACATCACCCACCTGCCAATCGGTTTTAGGACTACCCGGCCAAGTGTTATGACACTTGACACAGCTCGGTTCCATTTGGACGGCTTCGGCATAGCGAAACAAGAGGTGCTCCTTCTCCTTCGCTTTTTGGTAGTAGAAGCCAGTCGGATCTTGCTGTAAATACTTCAGAGCCTTCTGTTCAAAGACATTTTGGGGCCCCCCTGATCCTTGACGATTGGGAAAAGGATAGTCACTAAATAAGCGAAAAGATAGACCGCTTTCCGATTGGCTGACCCGCTCTCCTAATTCAATCGTAAAAGTTGCGGGTACTGGGATGCCACCCGTTATTTGATGGTACTCAGGACTTGCCGTCACACTGTCTACATCGTCCAAACGCCCCACCACAGACTGGCTGTAAAGGAGCCACGCTTCCTTGACCGTATTCACAGAAACGCGCGCATGTTGAAGCGCTTGGGCATCCACTAAATCTGCCGACAACTCAAAGGTGCCAGAGAGGGCAACCCCCGTCCCAATGCAGAGCAGTAGCACTAGGATTAGCGCTATCCGTTGATACAACCAGAGTGTTAGCTTCCGAAACCGCTGCAAATTAGACAAGCCCCCAAAAGTTCAGCCTGCAGAGATAGCAAAGACAAACCTCAACTTAGTGATGACACCGAACTTTTCCGATTCACAGCAATCACTTAAGGGAAAATAATGCAGAGTATAACCAATCGTTTACTGCTAGATTAGACGTCTTCAAGATGTCTGTAGTCTTGGCTGTTACTGACTAAAAATAGCGGAATAACACCCAGACTAGGTATCAAACAGTTCCTCAATGGTTAGATATAAAGCTCACCTGTTAATACCCATTAATTATAAAGACCGATTCGCCCAAATGCCCCATCAAACAGAGAAATTAGCGAATAAATATATCCCTTTCTTTCTGTCTAGAAATTAAAATACTTGAAGATCGCAATTTACTCTTGCAGTAAGAATTTGATCATAATCGAGCTCACAGACAGCTTTATCTTCGCCACGCTAGGCTAGAGACAGTATCCGCACCAGATATTTGGGAGACCATATGGCAGTGAAAACTAGCGTTTTTTCTCACGTCCTTTCACCTTCTACAAGGCGATATCGCATCTCTCGCCTCGTAACAGTGTTGGCAGGGCTATGGGTAATCGGTAGTGTCCTGTGGAGTCCAACGAGCCACTATGCAGAGGCTCTAGCAGGCGTTGCTTATACTGATCCCGCCATTTACCAAGAGAAGTCGGGATATAGCCTAGATGGAATTAATAAAGTCTATATGGGGCGAGAAATTGCCCAAGTCATGGGCCATCAAGGAGCTGGATGGCTAGAGCGATCGGGGCGGGCCAGCAGTGAACAGCCTCGACGCTTAGTGGAAGCCCTCAACTTAAGCCCTAAGGATGTGGTGGCTGATATTGGGGCTGGGACAGGTTACATGAGTTTTCGGATGACGCCCCTACTCCCGGAAGGCAAGGTGCTAGCCGTAGATCTCCAGCCAGAGATGGTGGAAATCCTCAACTATTTCAAGGAAGAACGCCAAATTGATAATTTAGAGGCAGTTTTGGGGGCCGAACAGAGCCCTAATTTGCCTGACAAGAGTGTCGATTTAGTACTGATGGTGGATGCCTATCACGAGTTTGCCTTTCCCAACGAAATGATGACCGGCATTGTTAAAGCTCTGAAGCCAGGGGGCAGAGTGGTATTAGCGGAGTATCGGGCTGAAAACCCGCTGGTGATGATTAAGCCGTTGCACAAGATGACGCAAAAGCAGGTCCGCAAAGAGATGCTAAACGTGGGCTTAGTGTGGCAAGAAACTAAGAATCTATTGCCCCAACAACATCTGATGTTTTTTGAGGCGGCTTAGGGTCTGATCTGGGGGTGCGATCGCAAACCCAGATCAGACCATCTCCACTGTTGAAGTGATCCCACTCATGACGTCTGAGAACGAACATGCCAAGATAGGGCTGAGAGTCGGGCATTGGAGTCCACCATTTATGCGTCTACAAGTTCAGGGTGTATGGGTCTGTATTGGGATCTTGCTAGGGGTACAATCAGCATCTGCCCAGTCTGCTATCCCCAATAGTTCTGTATCGGTTTTGCAGCAGGACGAAACTGCAAACGCTCCTAAACATCCTGGTGTTGCCAAACTGAGGGCGCAAGGTCCGGCCGGACTACACCGTTTTTTGAAAGACCATGCCCAGGAATTGAAATCTACGGCTGAACTGCCTGCTCCATTCCTAAGGAGACAGCTCGATGCCCTCTGCCAGCAGAGAGACTGCCATGCATCCCAGCTCTATTGGCATAGGAATTTTGCCAAAGCTCAAGCAGAAGCCAAGACCAGCAATAAACCCATATTGTCTTTGCGGTTATTGGGAAATTTGGATGAAGAACTGAGCTGTGCCAATAGCCGATTCTTCCGGGTGGCGCTGTATCCCAATGCCGAGGTTTCCCAATATTTACGCGAACGGTTTGTGCTGCATTGGGAGTCTGTCCGCCCTGCCCCGGTTATGACCATCGATTTTGGAGATG
The Acaryochloris marina S15 genome window above contains:
- a CDS encoding serine/threonine-protein kinase, yielding MLLQTSHPIGDLIAERYRVQSVLGQGSTGITFAVEDVDTHQQYALKALSLKGIQDWKQLELFEREAQVLSRLDHPAIPHYIDYFQTDTAEDRWFYIVQELAPGKSLTDLMKDGWQASQAEVRQLALQILDILKYLHELTPPIIHRDIKPQNIIRNDEGQVFLVDFGAVQNVYHNTMMGSTVVGTYGYMAPEHFQGKAVPATDLYSLGATLLSLLTHCSPADLPRKRLKIDFRSVVRLDPGFADWLDHMLEPAVEDRFGSAQVAIATLIHPSMTTKRSLVSGVVPAQPMGSNIKLHQTEASLTVHIPPVGWHWETLKQECLQLWVNVCILIVFLLAFKAAMPPLIFGVAAGLGGMIGIGMFNSVFFAIAGHTHLKIDPHHFRLSWRVHLPGLQCSRKGRTLDLIGIKLTTSPKSKVKYCTLFTTDHQYSFGTHLSPHEQAWLVETIGHFLRP
- a CDS encoding serine/threonine-protein kinase; amino-acid sequence: MFEHSHRQAGDLIAERYRLLSVLGKGGAGITYAAEDIYSHQEFALKELSLKGMGDWKQLELFEREAKVLSQLDHPAIPNYIDYFQTDTEENRWFYIVQELAPGQSLADLVKEGWRASQTEVRQFALQILDILKYLHELTPPIIHRDIKPQNIIRSEDGQIYLVDFGAVQNVYQNTMVGSTVVGTYGYMAPEHFRGKAVPATDLYSLGATLLFLLTHSSPADLPQKRLKIDFRSAVQLKPDFADWLDQMLEPAVEDRLASAQDAIDMLTAPPRRSPPSAIAQPSAKDLRRQPMGSKVTLKRTKTDLKVDIPPIGLRGETAGIGCFAVFWNGFIFVWTAGAIAAGAPFIFPLFSIPFWIVGLGMAGATIFGMAGRTHLEINPQTFELIWQVKSLGFRYRRSGRTEDIEGIKLTVAYTSNDRPVKGCTLLEGVNTHKFGTMLSPSEKGWLVEEIGDFLMSQQR
- the pheT gene encoding phenylalanine--tRNA ligase subunit beta, whose amino-acid sequence is MRISLNWLKDLVDIDLSPEDLAEQLTLAGFEVEDIEDLRTWADGVVVGKVLTCESHPNADKLRVCTVDIGEAEPSQIVCGAPNVKAGLFVPVATLGTYLPTPDLKIKKAKLRGVPSAGMICSLTELGLESEIDGIHSFDADGVAVGGDVRPLLGLDDVILDLTSTANRADALSMVGVAREVTALTGAQLKLPTTPKLDIPSGKDIKVELPDSEACPAYIATVLEGITIAPSPDWLQQRLIAAGTRPINNVVDITNYILLEWGQPLHAFDADALDALGKKQPLTLSVRLAKAGETLTTLDSQKRELQEQTLVITANDQPVALGGVMGGEDTEVKDTSTRLVLEAALFNSLVIRRSARSQGLRSEASARYERGVNESQLETACLHALQLLVDLTGAKVVAQQRADHRKSLERSIELRLDRVNHVLGKVKGKQGEPTDLTDKDILPILKSLSFDTTPTDRSETWTVTVPPHRHSDIEREIDLVEEIARLYGYDNFCETLPAKTELGSLSSQDTLARKLREAFRAVGLTELIHYSWVKPEGDEQVVVVNPLLVEFSALRTEMLTSLLNACQRNWEQGNGALNGFEVGQVFWKDGEKLKEARAIAGILGGDPAQGKWMRTANQDYAMTWFEAKGLLERVLNQLGLSVTFQSDCPDERLHPGRTAALLSQGAKLGYFGQIHPQVQQDRDLPTVYVFELNLDLLLEQLARLQTKSTLFSTYSTYPAADRDLAFFIPTDITVAEIEKVIRKAAGGRKQSLLTAIELFDEYQGEHVPDGQRSLAFRLLYQACDRTLTDEEVNPIHQKVRDALEKQFKVSLRS
- a CDS encoding diguanylate cyclase domain-containing protein, which encodes MSNLQRFRKLTLWLYQRIALILVLLLCIGTGVALSGTFELSADLVDAQALQHARVSVNTVKEAWLLYSQSVVGRLDDVDSVTASPEYHQITGGIPVPATFTIELGERVSQSESGLSFRLFSDYPFPNRQGSGGPQNVFEQKALKYLQQDPTGFYYQKAKEKEHLLFRYAEAVQMEPSCVKCHNTWPGSPKTDWQVGDVRGVIEITQPIDAFVAQAQEGLKSIWTTLIVIGCLAVTSLILVISYLQNSNQILQSKVEAKTAALNRLAHLDGLTELANRRCFDQVLEQEWRRMQRQQRPLALIMCDADYFKLFNDAYGHQAGDHCLQKIARAINANVRRTGDLATRYGGEEFAVIMPNTDHKQACLVAEKIQRAMLDLQIEHLQSEVADHVTLSIGVASTVPQPIYHPTNLVAVADAALYEAKVNGRNQIIVKLPEKAESQLT
- a CDS encoding class I SAM-dependent methyltransferase, translated to MAVKTSVFSHVLSPSTRRYRISRLVTVLAGLWVIGSVLWSPTSHYAEALAGVAYTDPAIYQEKSGYSLDGINKVYMGREIAQVMGHQGAGWLERSGRASSEQPRRLVEALNLSPKDVVADIGAGTGYMSFRMTPLLPEGKVLAVDLQPEMVEILNYFKEERQIDNLEAVLGAEQSPNLPDKSVDLVLMVDAYHEFAFPNEMMTGIVKALKPGGRVVLAEYRAENPLVMIKPLHKMTQKQVRKEMLNVGLVWQETKNLLPQQHLMFFEAA